In Allomuricauda ruestringensis DSM 13258, the following proteins share a genomic window:
- a CDS encoding response regulator has translation MFKKIIFIIAIVIITVSILAIFGWILQIELLTQIVSGLPTMKFNTALSFMLLGVVLIFIIKHINLATAHIVNGILLVIGIATLSQDVFGVSFGLDELFVPDQQGILLGNLHPGRMSSATSLSFLLLSISLLLIMIGKPKVLVFAAYLSQAVAFFSFLVITIYFFQIPAEEKIAFISSMAVHTAFGFLLASLAISLMIPKNGIMNFFVGRRIGNHIVRRLFLQMSIVSLILSYIVFQIFKSGYFGTGFSLAILSAAYIMAILFILMIAVPSINILEQDRRIAEQELNATSTYLNATPDPIVIVDDSGKIFLSNALMNKVFGYRSSDLIGNNISSLVSTELGHLYKKHIKDFKETNGQSGGLGPVLANKNITSFIETDFLDKKGNKIPVELALNSIISPKGNKTIVAFRDISRRVEAERKYRLANDKVLAALDASIIGIWDYDIKDGSIEWDDTMYSIYGLDKERVNIKFSIWMNHVHKDDFDRVLKILENSISQKTPYDDDFRIVWPDGSIRYIRGKGSVYLDKDGEVIRMLGTNWDITEQKTYELALEASTEQNRMFIDEAPTAIAMFDTNMVYLAASKKWLEDYHITESVIGKSHYDVFPEIDDDWKKIHQECLKGAVNNCNEAVFERADGSKQWITWEIKPWYKKPDEVGGLLMFTANITQFKENIMERLRLQDMLDESNEIAKIGSWEYDSINDTLACSPLTKKIYGVPKDHTPSLNNMLSFYGKKDSEQLLQAIQLSLKESNSFDMELKITAADSRKKWVRVIGRTQGSEPNGKVYGIFQDITKMKMYEHSLVKEKQKAQAASKSKSEFLANMSHEIRTPLNGVIGFTDLLMKTELSGSQKEYMHTVYNSANHLLDIINDVLDFSKIEAGKLELSIEKVDLLELCDQIADIIKHQAHAKGLEILLDVSADIDRYVYADPVRLRQILTNLMGNAVKFTNEGEVELKVRYKSELAKDVKKKCFVFSIRDTGVGISEHSLDKIFNAFDQEDASTTKKFGGTGLGLTISNRLLNFMGSRLKVESKVNQGSTFSFVVEFETEDETVLDNKSIKSKVKKVLVVDDNQSNRIILRDMLKLSQIESELAIHGIEALEILEKNQDFDLMILDYNMPYLNGVEVVQHVREKFNLNADKLPIMLLHSSIEDEAIKKACDTYGVRFNMSKPIMLRSLQAILEKVGRSNGSMSTGPSEEKPTKGLESWEPSILVAEDNPVNRFLARTLLQKIVPKSKIVEAHDGSEAVEYFTQQAFDIIFMDIQMPIMSGYDATKKIREIEEGTKTHVPIVALTARGLKGEKERCLEQGMDDYVTKPVVYETLKEILLKFLS, from the coding sequence ATGTTCAAAAAAATAATTTTCATAATTGCTATAGTAATCATCACGGTGTCAATTTTGGCCATTTTCGGATGGATACTCCAGATTGAACTGTTGACCCAAATTGTATCGGGCCTACCAACGATGAAGTTTAATACGGCACTCTCCTTTATGCTTTTAGGAGTAGTACTTATATTTATTATAAAGCATATTAATTTGGCTACCGCCCATATAGTAAATGGGATTTTATTGGTAATTGGAATTGCAACCCTAAGCCAAGATGTTTTTGGAGTTAGTTTTGGACTGGATGAGTTATTTGTTCCCGACCAACAAGGGATACTTTTGGGAAATCTACATCCAGGGAGAATGTCCTCCGCTACTTCTCTTTCCTTTTTACTCTTGAGCATATCACTATTATTGATAATGATAGGGAAACCTAAAGTTCTGGTATTTGCAGCATATCTTTCCCAAGCAGTTGCCTTTTTCTCTTTTTTGGTAATTACCATTTATTTTTTTCAAATTCCTGCAGAAGAAAAAATTGCCTTTATTTCTTCAATGGCTGTTCATACTGCATTTGGATTTCTTTTGGCAAGCCTAGCCATTTCCCTGATGATACCAAAGAATGGTATTATGAACTTTTTTGTTGGAAGAAGAATTGGAAACCACATTGTTAGAAGATTGTTCCTGCAAATGTCTATTGTTTCCCTAATATTGTCATATATCGTCTTCCAAATCTTCAAGTCGGGATATTTTGGAACTGGATTCTCTTTGGCGATACTATCGGCCGCATATATTATGGCGATTCTGTTTATTCTCATGATAGCGGTACCGTCGATAAACATATTGGAGCAGGATAGAAGAATAGCTGAACAGGAACTCAATGCCACAAGTACCTACTTGAATGCTACACCAGATCCCATAGTCATTGTGGATGATTCAGGTAAAATATTCTTATCCAATGCCTTAATGAACAAGGTTTTTGGTTATCGGTCATCAGATTTAATAGGCAACAATATAAGTTCCCTTGTTTCCACAGAACTGGGACACCTTTATAAAAAGCATATCAAAGATTTTAAGGAGACCAACGGCCAATCCGGAGGTCTTGGTCCAGTTTTGGCAAATAAAAATATAACTTCTTTTATTGAGACTGATTTTTTGGATAAAAAAGGGAATAAAATTCCTGTGGAATTGGCTTTAAACTCTATTATATCACCAAAAGGAAATAAGACCATAGTTGCATTTCGAGATATTTCTCGAAGGGTAGAGGCAGAAAGAAAGTACAGGTTGGCCAATGATAAAGTTTTGGCAGCTCTCGATGCTTCGATCATTGGGATATGGGACTATGATATCAAAGATGGCTCCATAGAATGGGACGATACCATGTATAGTATTTATGGTCTTGATAAAGAAAGGGTAAACATAAAGTTTTCAATTTGGATGAATCATGTCCACAAGGATGACTTTGATCGTGTTTTGAAGATATTGGAAAATTCCATCTCCCAAAAAACGCCTTATGACGATGATTTTAGGATTGTTTGGCCCGATGGTTCCATACGCTATATTAGGGGTAAGGGCTCGGTATATTTAGATAAAGATGGAGAGGTGATAAGAATGCTTGGTACAAATTGGGACATTACCGAACAAAAAACGTATGAGTTGGCCTTGGAGGCAAGTACAGAACAGAATAGGATGTTCATCGATGAGGCACCCACTGCCATTGCAATGTTCGACACCAATATGGTCTATTTGGCCGCATCCAAAAAATGGCTGGAAGACTACCACATAACCGAAAGTGTTATTGGGAAGTCTCACTATGACGTATTCCCGGAAATTGATGATGATTGGAAAAAAATACACCAAGAATGTTTAAAGGGTGCTGTGAACAACTGCAATGAGGCTGTTTTTGAAAGAGCAGATGGCTCAAAACAATGGATAACTTGGGAGATCAAACCCTGGTACAAAAAACCTGATGAGGTTGGAGGGCTGCTCATGTTTACGGCGAACATTACCCAGTTCAAGGAAAATATCATGGAACGACTGAGGTTACAGGATATGCTGGACGAATCCAATGAGATTGCAAAAATAGGAAGCTGGGAATATGATTCGATCAATGATACCTTGGCCTGTAGCCCCCTCACCAAAAAGATATACGGAGTACCCAAAGATCATACACCTAGCTTAAATAATATGCTTTCTTTTTATGGAAAGAAAGATTCGGAGCAGTTGCTTCAAGCAATCCAACTTTCCTTAAAAGAATCAAATTCCTTTGACATGGAATTGAAAATAACAGCGGCAGATTCCAGAAAAAAATGGGTAAGGGTCATTGGGAGGACCCAAGGTTCCGAGCCAAATGGGAAAGTATACGGAATTTTCCAGGACATTACCAAAATGAAGATGTACGAACATTCATTGGTCAAGGAAAAACAAAAGGCACAAGCGGCGAGTAAATCCAAGTCGGAATTTTTGGCCAATATGAGCCATGAAATCAGGACCCCATTGAATGGAGTGATCGGATTTACAGATCTTTTGATGAAAACAGAATTATCAGGAAGTCAAAAAGAATATATGCACACGGTCTACAACTCAGCAAACCATCTACTGGATATCATCAATGATGTACTTGACTTTTCCAAAATAGAAGCAGGCAAGTTGGAATTGAGCATCGAAAAAGTGGATTTATTGGAACTTTGTGATCAGATTGCGGACATTATAAAGCACCAAGCACATGCCAAGGGACTTGAAATTTTACTTGATGTCTCTGCTGATATTGATCGTTACGTGTATGCCGATCCAGTACGCCTACGGCAAATACTTACCAACCTTATGGGCAACGCGGTGAAATTCACCAATGAGGGGGAAGTGGAACTAAAAGTGAGATATAAGTCTGAATTGGCCAAGGATGTGAAAAAGAAGTGTTTCGTTTTTTCCATAAGGGACACTGGAGTGGGGATTTCGGAACATAGCCTCGACAAGATTTTTAATGCTTTCGACCAAGAAGATGCCTCGACCACTAAAAAGTTTGGGGGTACGGGACTGGGATTGACCATTAGTAACCGCCTTCTGAATTTTATGGGAAGTCGTTTAAAAGTGGAAAGTAAAGTCAATCAAGGGAGTACATTTTCATTCGTGGTTGAATTTGAAACCGAGGATGAAACTGTTTTGGACAATAAATCTATAAAATCAAAGGTGAAAAAGGTGTTGGTAGTCGATGACAATCAGAGCAATAGAATTATACTACGGGATATGCTAAAATTATCCCAAATTGAGTCAGAGCTTGCTATCCATGGTATAGAGGCATTGGAAATTCTGGAAAAAAATCAGGACTTTGATTTGATGATCCTAGATTACAATATGCCATACCTTAATGGAGTGGAGGTGGTGCAACATGTAAGGGAAAAATTTAACCTGAATGCCGATAAGCTGCCCATAATGCTATTGCACAGTTCGATAGAAGATGAGGCCATTAAAAAGGCATGTGATACGTATGGGGTCAGATTCAACATGTCAAAACCTATAATGTTGAGGAGCTTACAGGCAATTTTGGAAAAAGTAGGAAGGTCCAATGGTTCCATGAGCACTGGCCCGTCCGAGGAAAAACCTACTAAGGGCTTGGAAAGTTGGGAGCCTTCCATACTAGTAGCCGAGGACAATCCCGTAAACAGGTTTTTGGCCAGAACCTTGCTTCAAAAAATTGTACCCAAATCCAAGATTGTTGAGGCCCACGACGGTTCAGAGGCAGTTGAATATTTTACCCAACAAGCATTCGATATTATTTTTATGGATATCCAGATGCCCATCATGAGCGGGTACGACGCCACAAAAAAAATCAGGGAAATAGAAGAAGGCACTAAGACCCATGTTCCTATTGTTGCTCTTACCGCAAGAGGCTTAAAGGGGGAAAAAGAACGTTGTCTGGAACAAGGAATGGACGATTATGTTACCAAACCTGTAGTATATGAAACCTTGAAAGAGATTTTATTAAAATTCTTGTCGTAA
- a CDS encoding Hpt domain-containing protein codes for MGTPLKNVLFVCPNESLLEAFNKFDVFNDWEIDYCQDSFSVLQLLKSSNYDLVVMDHEIQPLNPFKLMDYVFHELQKSCLMVIVGGGSEPEVIHENYIKFNYPIEQHNIDTLLVKGKESKNTKKKDELFSLDYLNELSDNNQEFLEESIQLFQNTLDIRLLDLKRAIAKPDFEEARKIAHNIKPSFAMLGNDSGRAICHTICYDATNDEIPELSQMLIKEYGLIINEIKKQFPKLKVS; via the coding sequence ATGGGAACTCCCTTAAAAAATGTTTTGTTCGTATGCCCCAATGAAAGTCTATTAGAGGCCTTTAATAAGTTTGATGTTTTTAATGATTGGGAAATAGACTATTGTCAGGATAGCTTTAGTGTCCTTCAACTATTAAAGAGTTCTAACTACGATTTGGTGGTTATGGATCACGAAATACAACCATTGAATCCCTTTAAGCTGATGGACTATGTGTTTCATGAGCTACAAAAGTCCTGCCTAATGGTAATAGTGGGAGGTGGAAGCGAACCAGAAGTGATTCATGAAAACTACATAAAGTTTAATTATCCCATAGAACAACACAATATAGATACACTTCTTGTTAAAGGGAAGGAGTCAAAAAATACGAAAAAAAAAGACGAATTATTTTCTCTTGATTATTTAAACGAACTGTCCGATAACAATCAAGAGTTTCTTGAAGAATCCATACAATTGTTCCAAAACACCTTGGATATAAGGCTTCTAGACCTGAAAAGGGCAATCGCAAAACCAGATTTTGAGGAGGCCCGCAAAATAGCACATAATATAAAACCCAGTTTTGCTATGTTGGGCAATGATAGTGGACGTGCAATCTGCCATACTATTTGTTATGATGCCACGAATGATGAAATCCCAGAATTATCCCAAATGTTGATCAAGGAATATGGGTTGATTATAAATGAAATTAAAAAACAGTTCCCCAAATTAAAAGTATCATGA
- a CDS encoding response regulator transcription factor, with amino-acid sequence MKKRILIIEDNPMVVKSLEFKLTKDGYEVIVAEDGRKALEILKQEETIQLVITDLMLPYVTGIELIEYIRKNTPTLPIIVLSTSNQEEIITDAFMMGVNDFITKPFSPNELSLRVKRTIESY; translated from the coding sequence ATGAAGAAGAGAATTTTGATTATAGAAGATAATCCGATGGTTGTAAAATCGTTGGAGTTTAAATTAACAAAGGATGGTTATGAAGTCATAGTTGCGGAAGACGGCCGAAAAGCCTTGGAAATACTCAAGCAAGAAGAAACTATCCAATTGGTGATTACAGATTTAATGCTGCCCTATGTTACCGGAATAGAGCTTATTGAATATATCAGGAAAAATACGCCGACATTGCCCATAATTGTACTATCTACTTCCAATCAGGAAGAAATTATTACAGACGCCTTTATGATGGGGGTCAATGATTTTATAACCAAGCCATTTAGCCCCAATGAATTGTCTTTGCGGGTAAAAAGAACTATAGAAAGTTATTGA
- a CDS encoding HEAT repeat domain-containing protein encodes MSILFVALFFFLVVVTVSALIFLRVYKIRRERRKKSFQHNIDTFLNNCLFDDMFDFKKEAQVFKTQHLASVLQRKIAIKQVLVYNENLKGESSLVLRSIFHELELDKFVLNSLKKGRWFDKAKAIYVLSELHIRESKAVACYLNDKHESVRAQAIYFFIKTAENNPLIFFTKLKKELTLWELIQIENSLKFVYKGPTSDFSIWLNHKLSTVLIFSIRMIQQFNQFEHIPAIVPFLIHPNEYVRKEAVSSLRKLNYDKLLDEVVPRYSHESRLVKKEIIKAVESLGDLSILHKLKPVLAKKEEWQTNLMYLRAEKRMQLHQP; translated from the coding sequence ATGAGCATTTTGTTCGTGGCGCTATTTTTTTTTCTAGTGGTCGTTACGGTATCGGCGTTGATATTTCTTAGGGTATACAAAATCAGACGAGAACGGAGGAAGAAGTCTTTTCAGCACAACATCGATACTTTTCTGAACAATTGCTTGTTCGATGACATGTTCGATTTTAAAAAGGAGGCACAAGTTTTTAAGACCCAACATTTGGCCTCCGTGTTGCAACGGAAGATAGCCATAAAGCAAGTTTTGGTCTATAATGAAAACTTAAAAGGGGAATCTTCACTTGTTTTAAGGAGCATATTTCATGAACTGGAGCTTGATAAATTTGTTTTGAACTCTCTTAAGAAGGGTAGATGGTTCGATAAAGCAAAAGCCATCTACGTCCTATCCGAACTCCATATAAGGGAGTCCAAGGCGGTAGCATGCTATTTGAACGATAAGCACGAATCCGTGCGTGCCCAAGCCATATATTTTTTTATCAAGACAGCCGAGAACAATCCGCTCATCTTTTTTACCAAGTTGAAAAAGGAACTTACCCTTTGGGAATTGATTCAGATAGAGAACAGCTTAAAGTTTGTTTACAAAGGCCCCACTTCTGACTTTTCAATATGGTTGAACCATAAATTGAGCACCGTGCTCATTTTTTCCATTAGGATGATACAGCAGTTTAACCAATTTGAACATATTCCAGCAATAGTTCCGTTTTTGATACATCCCAATGAATATGTACGAAAAGAGGCCGTAAGCTCTCTGCGTAAACTGAATTATGACAAACTGTTGGATGAAGTGGTACCCAGATATTCCCATGAGAGCCGCTTGGTCAAAAAAGAAATCATTAAAGCTGTGGAATCTCTCGGAGATTTAAGTATACTTCACAAATTGAAACCGGTATTGGCTAAAAAAGAGGAATGGCAGACCAATCTTATGTATTTAAGGGCTGAAAAAAGGATGCAACTCCATCAACCATAA
- a CDS encoding glycosyltransferase family 2 protein, producing MAVNHITEIISWLFLAYGSIVCSGYIFSAFFSFLEIREYKRRNGLKNEISLLHSTNLPSISILAPAFNEGANIVENVRSLLTVNYPSCEIVIINDGSKDDTLAKLIESFHLVKEDSIYHDVLSSQTIQQIYKSTYKSFKNLTVVDKINGGKADALNAGINVSQHDIICCIDVDCVLESDALLKLIKPFLNNEKKVIASGGIIRIANSCVIEGGKIVEVKLPKKFMIRAQVIEYFRAFLMGRMAWSRIDGLLLISGAFGMFDKETVIEAGGYNTKTVGEDMELLVRMRRLMRTRKVDYTVGFIPDPLCWTEVPPNFTILHRQRNRWTRGTAETLWMHRGMMFNPKYGVLGILSTPYWLFFEWLAPLIEFFGILFFILLMILGQINWMFVIGFSMVSYGFAVLYSVTALFFEEFSFQQYKKTTYTYKLILTAFLEPIFFHPFILWASLKGNIDLVRGRKSWGSMSRAGLGKMGKGSTVQ from the coding sequence ATGGCTGTCAACCACATTACGGAAATCATAAGCTGGCTGTTTTTGGCCTATGGGAGTATTGTATGCTCCGGATACATTTTTTCAGCATTTTTCTCCTTTTTGGAAATTAGGGAATATAAACGAAGGAATGGGTTAAAGAATGAGATATCCCTATTGCATTCCACTAATTTACCATCAATTTCAATATTGGCACCAGCTTTTAATGAAGGGGCCAACATAGTTGAAAATGTTAGGTCATTGCTTACAGTAAACTATCCATCTTGCGAAATTGTGATCATCAATGATGGTAGCAAGGACGATACCTTGGCAAAACTTATCGAAAGCTTTCATTTGGTAAAGGAGGATTCCATTTATCACGACGTTTTGTCCTCTCAAACCATCCAACAAATCTATAAGTCCACCTATAAATCTTTTAAAAATCTCACCGTTGTTGATAAAATCAATGGAGGAAAGGCAGATGCTCTAAATGCTGGCATCAATGTTTCCCAACACGATATCATCTGCTGTATTGATGTAGATTGTGTGTTGGAGAGCGATGCCCTGCTTAAATTGATAAAGCCTTTTTTGAACAATGAGAAAAAGGTCATAGCATCTGGGGGAATCATCAGAATAGCCAACTCATGTGTTATTGAGGGCGGGAAGATCGTAGAAGTAAAGTTGCCCAAAAAGTTTATGATCAGAGCACAGGTCATTGAGTATTTCAGGGCTTTTCTGATGGGGCGAATGGCTTGGTCGCGTATTGATGGGCTCTTATTGATCTCAGGTGCATTTGGAATGTTCGATAAGGAAACCGTTATTGAAGCTGGTGGATACAACACCAAAACCGTAGGGGAGGATATGGAGCTGTTGGTGCGTATGCGAAGATTGATGCGGACCAGAAAAGTGGACTACACCGTAGGCTTTATTCCCGACCCACTTTGTTGGACGGAAGTCCCGCCCAACTTCACCATTCTACATAGGCAAAGAAACAGATGGACGAGGGGTACTGCCGAAACCCTTTGGATGCACAGGGGAATGATGTTCAACCCAAAATATGGGGTGCTCGGTATTTTGAGTACCCCATACTGGCTGTTTTTTGAATGGTTGGCCCCACTTATAGAATTTTTTGGGATACTCTTTTTTATTCTTCTTATGATTTTAGGGCAAATCAATTGGATGTTCGTTATAGGTTTTTCCATGGTGTCCTATGGATTTGCCGTTCTGTATTCAGTAACCGCCCTATTTTTTGAGGAATTCTCATTTCAACAATACAAAAAGACCACGTACACCTATAAACTTATCCTTACCGCATTTTTGGAACCCATCTTTTTTCATCCCTTTATTCTTTGGGCTTCCCTAAAAGGGAATATTGATCTGGTACGGGGAAGAAAGTCATGGGGAAGCATGAGCCGTGCCGGTCTTGGCAAAATGGGGAAAGGGTCAACAGTACAATAG
- a CDS encoding ligand-binding sensor domain-containing protein, with protein sequence MSQSSATVLFEDSFGFIWAGTPNGLNKYDGTEFEIFEERQKGRTGLTNGSIYSIYEDRGDLYIATNHGLSVFDRDLNHVKAFEFKDTGKAMESKPLRSVAKTNEFLWLGTYSEGLYRYDIKSGTLKNLLLDKKMEAENYNKNYIVKIIPLDEDRLLIVSRSNILVISKNMEILAEIEESTFITAVTQSDKTNFILGTRNGSLIELNINPASGLQTERKEITPGFTILSLAKHIDGSIWVGTENNGLFIYDEAKESIRHLEYSLTRPNSISSNSIWSLLSTQEGMVWMAPFKNGLSFYDPEYSKFKHIGTDPFDPQSLNNRLVNCFSEDSNGNIWIGTDGGGLNHWNRSTGTFEHFSLDNSNFGSNVVMSLLETKNEELWAGTWADGITIFNTRNKTFKVWNTKNSFLKSNNITDLLKDKQGRIWVVSSFSGVQLYNPTTKKHEDIVLKSDLDGTVINSAFTIFEDSKGNIWIGTQSSGLFKLTERDNSWASVHYYKIQDQRSLSNDFINTIIEDKAGVLWVGTQGGLNRYLPNSDSFLATTKLDGLSNNAIKGIINDKEEHLWLSTEGGIIRFDTRTGETVDYDVADGLQANEFNPNSFMTTSKGEYIFGGVNGFNIFIPNNIEKTKDIPNLFISGLKLFNRPVLPNDGTGILQKDISQADSLTFNYDQSVFNIGFKALTYRHPEKVNYAYFLEGFETDWNYVGNESSATYTNIDPGNYTLRVKSTNSDGVWVDNEKNLHIKIIPPFWQTWWFRILVILFILLCLYIAYYIRIRTFKKNQRNLELKIDERTRELQYQKDKLVEAGKVLELKNEEIQRFTYAVSHDLKSPLSNIKGIANLIPMEIVMEDFPNIKEYLSLIDLSCNNMSELIADITEIAHLGQIENENKMLNTNEILNTARKLIKAKLDISKTQLHISENLPHIYGDRKRIIQVFGNLLDNAIKYMGDQPNPAIHVEYEEDGETNTFLIRDNGSGMDESSLKELFTPFKRFHSNVKGTGLGLYMIKKIMDSHGGTIIAESEGKGKGTTFKLILPKAEIDTFAG encoded by the coding sequence ATGTCCCAAAGTTCGGCCACAGTGCTTTTCGAGGATAGTTTTGGTTTTATTTGGGCAGGTACACCTAATGGGCTAAATAAATACGATGGAACAGAATTTGAAATATTCGAAGAACGTCAGAAGGGAAGGACAGGTCTTACAAACGGGAGCATTTATTCAATTTATGAGGATAGAGGTGATTTATATATCGCTACAAACCATGGGTTGAGCGTCTTTGACCGTGATTTAAATCATGTCAAGGCTTTCGAGTTCAAGGATACGGGCAAGGCAATGGAATCAAAACCTTTACGCTCCGTAGCAAAAACGAATGAATTCCTATGGCTGGGTACTTATTCAGAAGGTCTTTACAGATATGATATCAAATCTGGTACGTTGAAAAACCTTTTGTTGGATAAGAAAATGGAGGCTGAAAATTACAATAAAAATTATATTGTAAAAATCATCCCGTTAGATGAGGACCGTCTTCTTATTGTATCCCGATCCAATATTTTGGTTATTTCAAAAAACATGGAAATTTTAGCCGAAATCGAAGAGAGCACATTCATTACAGCGGTTACACAATCCGATAAAACCAATTTTATATTGGGTACCAGAAATGGGTCCTTAATTGAATTGAACATAAACCCTGCTTCGGGCCTCCAAACCGAAAGAAAAGAAATCACGCCAGGTTTTACAATACTTTCCCTAGCCAAACATATAGATGGTTCTATTTGGGTAGGCACCGAGAACAACGGCTTGTTTATTTATGATGAAGCAAAGGAAAGTATCAGGCATTTGGAGTATAGTTTGACACGGCCCAATTCCATTTCGAGCAATTCCATTTGGTCACTACTCAGTACCCAAGAGGGTATGGTGTGGATGGCTCCTTTTAAAAATGGTCTCAGTTTTTATGATCCGGAATACTCCAAATTCAAGCACATTGGTACGGATCCCTTTGATCCGCAATCCTTGAACAATAGATTGGTAAATTGTTTTAGCGAAGATTCTAATGGAAATATATGGATCGGTACAGATGGTGGAGGACTGAATCACTGGAACAGATCTACTGGGACTTTTGAACACTTCTCGCTTGACAACTCGAATTTTGGGAGTAATGTGGTCATGTCGTTGCTTGAAACTAAGAATGAGGAATTGTGGGCTGGCACATGGGCAGATGGTATAACGATTTTTAATACCCGAAACAAAACTTTTAAGGTGTGGAACACCAAAAACTCATTTTTAAAATCGAACAATATCACCGACTTATTAAAGGATAAGCAGGGGCGTATTTGGGTTGTTAGCTCATTTAGCGGGGTGCAATTATATAATCCTACGACAAAAAAACATGAAGATATAGTTCTTAAATCCGACCTCGATGGTACGGTAATTAATTCAGCATTTACCATTTTTGAAGATAGTAAAGGTAATATTTGGATTGGCACCCAATCTTCCGGTTTGTTTAAGCTAACGGAAAGAGATAACTCATGGGCAAGTGTCCATTATTATAAAATTCAAGATCAAAGATCTTTGAGCAATGATTTTATCAACACGATAATTGAGGATAAAGCAGGTGTGCTATGGGTTGGGACTCAAGGAGGACTTAATAGATATCTTCCTAACAGTGATTCTTTCCTGGCAACCACCAAGTTGGATGGGTTAAGCAACAATGCAATCAAGGGAATCATAAATGATAAGGAAGAGCATTTATGGTTAAGTACAGAAGGTGGAATAATCAGGTTTGATACACGTACTGGTGAAACAGTTGATTATGATGTGGCCGATGGTCTACAGGCAAATGAATTTAACCCCAATTCATTTATGACCACATCGAAAGGAGAATATATTTTTGGCGGTGTCAATGGATTTAACATATTCATTCCCAATAACATAGAAAAAACCAAGGATATACCAAACTTGTTTATCTCTGGGCTCAAACTATTTAATCGCCCAGTTTTGCCCAATGATGGAACCGGCATTTTGCAAAAAGATATTAGCCAAGCAGATTCCCTGACCTTTAACTATGATCAATCGGTATTCAATATCGGTTTTAAGGCCCTCACCTATCGACATCCGGAAAAGGTCAATTATGCCTATTTTTTGGAAGGTTTTGAAACGGATTGGAATTATGTTGGAAATGAATCAAGTGCTACGTATACCAACATAGATCCGGGAAACTATACGCTAAGGGTCAAATCCACCAATTCTGATGGGGTATGGGTAGACAACGAAAAAAATCTTCATATTAAGATTATTCCTCCATTTTGGCAAACATGGTGGTTCAGGATACTGGTAATACTATTTATTTTACTCTGTCTCTACATTGCCTATTACATAAGAATAAGGACCTTCAAAAAAAACCAACGTAACTTGGAACTCAAAATAGACGAACGCACTAGGGAACTACAATATCAGAAAGATAAACTTGTAGAGGCGGGGAAAGTCCTGGAACTAAAAAATGAAGAAATACAGAGATTTACTTATGCGGTTTCCCATGACTTGAAGAGTCCGTTGAGCAATATAAAAGGAATAGCCAACCTGATTCCTATGGAGATCGTTATGGAGGATTTTCCCAATATTAAAGAGTATCTGTCCTTGATAGATTTGTCCTGTAACAATATGAGCGAACTAATTGCTGACATCACCGAAATAGCTCATTTGGGCCAGATTGAAAATGAAAACAAAATGTTGAATACGAATGAGATACTTAACACGGCCAGAAAACTGATTAAGGCTAAACTTGATATTTCAAAAACACAACTTCATATTTCCGAAAATCTGCCCCATATCTATGGAGATAGAAAGCGGATCATCCAGGTTTTCGGCAATTTATTGGATAATGCCATAAAGTACATGGGAGATCAACCAAATCCTGCCATCCATGTAGAATATGAGGAGGATGGTGAGACCAATACATTTCTAATCCGCGATAATGGTTCTGGCATGGACGAAAGTTCTTTAAAAGAACTATTCACACCTTTTAAACGCTTCCATTCCAATGTTAAGGGAACAGGACTTGGACTTTACATGATAAAAAAAATAATGGATTCCCATGGAGGAACCATAATTGCAGAATCCGAAGGAAAAGGAAAAGGAACTACCTTCAAACTCATTTTACCCAAAGCTGAAATAGATACCTTTGCTGGATAA
- a CDS encoding DUF7009 family protein: MKIRVKGSSVRYRLNKTEAETFYREGSFRETYTRCA; this comes from the coding sequence ATGAAGATAAGGGTCAAAGGAAGTTCTGTCCGGTACCGGCTTAACAAGACTGAAGCAGAAACTTTTTACCGAGAGGGTTCTTTTAGGGAAACCTATACGAGATGTGCTTAG